From Homalodisca vitripennis isolate AUS2020 chromosome 1, UT_GWSS_2.1, whole genome shotgun sequence, the proteins below share one genomic window:
- the LOC124353055 gene encoding uncharacterized protein LOC124353055 isoform X3: protein MENSGFELDTEKGEVEMSDVKRNGKDTTQTHSCKPDLCRGMYASYLKDRKKMAVNPWDRLKTVFLVGIIVVLFLWILVYVVTSRLGWL, encoded by the coding sequence ATGGAGAACTCTGGTTTTGAGCTGGACACTGAAAAGGGGGAAGTTGAAATGTCTGACGTGAAAAGGAACGGCAAAGACACGACACAAACTCACTCCTGCAAGCCGGACCTCTGCCGTGGGATGTACGCGAGTTACCTCAAAGACCGGAAGAAGATGGCAGTCAATCCCTGGGACCGCCTCAAGACTGTCTTTCTAGTTGGAATCATAGTCGTGCTGTTTCTGTGGATTCTAGTGTATGTGGTAACCTCCAGACTAGGTTGGCTGTGA
- the LOC124353055 gene encoding uncharacterized protein LOC124353055 isoform X2, which yields MAPNPQMENSGFELDTEKGEVEMSDVKRNGKDTTQTHSCKPDLCRGMYASYLKDRKKMAVNPWDRLKTVFLVGIIVVLFLWILVYVVTSRLGWL from the coding sequence ATGGAGAACTCTGGTTTTGAGCTGGACACTGAAAAGGGGGAAGTTGAAATGTCTGACGTGAAAAGGAACGGCAAAGACACGACACAAACTCACTCCTGCAAGCCGGACCTCTGCCGTGGGATGTACGCGAGTTACCTCAAAGACCGGAAGAAGATGGCAGTCAATCCCTGGGACCGCCTCAAGACTGTCTTTCTAGTTGGAATCATAGTCGTGCTGTTTCTGTGGATTCTAGTGTATGTGGTAACCTCCAGACTAGGTTGGCTGTGA